From the Theileria equi strain WA chromosome 4 map unlocalized gcontig_1105316255041, whole genome shotgun sequence genome, one window contains:
- a CDS encoding ABC transporter, ATP-binding protein domain containing protein (encoded by transcript BEWA_045400A) produces the protein MMGNGPVSEVGDHHFWESEVELARKKMTAPNGKKFRYFDDKGVFNFVFLAWMHGWVKETSRRYLDPYMLHPLPLADQILKWQPILSRHVSDGIASIEAHESLSEEERKKAKKPARYILLRALFLTFWKRLTIILIGIVIMNAIGMSVAAFLHKLLGLLSEGEFRFVTFFFLVVAVIAIELIKMIGMSHINYYVQRLAILLDACLRVTIFQHGLCYRRGNFANFQSKEGVCKSTIHCCSGEDACTDNPLLCPARRYKNNEVTPKMYALVLTDSYYLPFFIEAVPGFVDFLTSLTYGIILMNSQFNIKAGTVLIVSLSLVVCMFIVEILNGFMLRWYLGIRDHRISKSSEVISGLHLIEAMALDDIGHDIITETRNDELKIVFVRFLVSLVNKVIIVSIMCIDIIILVNDFVGEVREATDLRGVNPSGILASIFVIMKIIGPLYMVPMYLRLMLFGINAFKRVEYFLRTCSPNFYLQDNKFTGRNPLPEALPAEDKTLPKGLVVMFKKASFAWVNSRKDLLDNTGTTCLRNLDFVLNTGDLAIVTGAQGSGKTNFIKAILGDMTLVEGSMAVLPLSTNMPIFYASQDVWLQKGTIKSNITFGHRFDEDVYNTVIKAVELEHDISTWNGGDMRKISEHGYSLSGGQRVRVGLARAIYAYLIFSKTNRESESEHSFLVVIDDSFTGLDPFVARTIFRNLFEKGKGLLEKGDVSAVLTISKNILDACVSSASPDSFPDAPIYSLRNETLIQRNKLRYLIENEAGHLEPPKPSEDKMELPSRSHEMLGRCDSDDYTRPGRRGSTESKYSDSPTVQHLYEKNKTKDSKSDNAAQFKVYFHAAGWSIALFFIFTFTFSSLDSTKFIITSKVSDSIVDYANEHSHTSVTLEDVKEYCYRSLRWIIILSVSVMVGVFFRALAMTQASFNVSRRIHEYCINSIFTNSSGVLSIKKSLSSVQTFLYMDTLSIDNMLSYYLHDVFVLLIEMGVQMFTLFFMIPWATPISIVLCFIIFRYIVYYYIKACKNVAFSRLEAYNQIDSAIGSAISGLPICRSFKSEWKLVHTMIEHVDYNVRGTYMNNSAMFWSSIASRCLLSPLALFILLFPIIRSRFCDMDIKVGYYGMAYSLFLNINNYFANFLEISYYLQLHSLPMRRFENFIPPNTPLKFGDRKDIHRTDFVVDRSTSAGGDQPSDENIKDSIRRRRRSEHAKRRAVHCTSLKMLLFKHKVNVLDVSKYAVPGTTRIKLDNVSVHVVSRDSNEKHAILKNVTCSADTSDIIGIVGRTGAGKSTLLSVLQNLARNRDGSVLLDGCDLNDMPKNVTRQIIGVLPQLPFVFRGWTVRRFIDPRMLFDDADIEAALENCGLLKFVESLPGGRGLNTIIIPDHYHKDLPRHLKRAYYGPTLRPYDVPSADNVNIDYGAVLSSSQLRTLSVARLVLYREFYKILLVDEPPEDEVGTYNTAETPIYELIKTYFQHCTTFIAAHDVDVLRLCTSVWVFHSGSLIKTCKTEEVIDSGSLSKIIEDCITTHV, from the coding sequence ATGATGGGCAACGGACCCGTCTCTGAGGTCGGCGACCATcacttttgggagagtgaGGTGGAGCTggcaaggaagaagatgacGGCACCGAATGGGAAGAAGTTTCGCTACTTTGATGACAAGGGCGtcttcaactttgtctttCTGGCGTGGATGCATGGCTGGGTCAAGGAAACGTCGAGGAGGTACCTGGACCCTTACATGCTCCACCCGCTCCCGCTGGCTGACCAGATTCTCAAATGGCAGCCAATTCTTTCCAGGCATGTTAGCGATGGCATCGCCAGCATTGAGGCCCACGAGTCCCTCAGCGAAGAGGAAAGGAAGAAAGCCAAGAAGCCGGCCAGGTACATTCTGCTGAGGGCGCTCTTCTtgaccttttggaagagACTAACCATCATCCTAATAGGAATTGTGATTATGAACGCCATCGGTATGAGTGTCGCTGCCTTTTTGCACAAGTTACTTGGCCTATTGTCCGAAGGAGAATTCAGATTCGTGAccttcttctttctggTGGTGGCCGTCATTGCAATCGAGCTAATAAAAATGATCGGCATGAGTCACATCAACTACTATGTACAAAGACTCGCCATCCTCCTCGATGCGTGCCTTCGTGTCACGATCTTCCAGCACGGTCTTTGCTACAGACGCGGCAACTTTGCCAACTTTCAGTCCAAGGAGGGGGTTTGCAAGAGCACCATTCACTGTTGTTCCGGAGAAGACGCATGCACGGATAACCCACTACTGTGCCCGGCAAGGCGCTACAAGAACAATGAAGTAACCCCGAAAATGTACGCTCTGGTCCTCACGGACTCTTACTACCTTCCCTTTTTCATCGAGGCTGTTCCTGGGTTTgttgatttcttgacctCGCTGACGTATGGAATCATCTTAATGAACAGTCAGTTTAACATTAAAGCAGGAACTGTTCTCATCGTGTCACTCTCTCTAGTTGTGTGCATGTTCATTGTTGAGATCTTGAATGGTTTCATGTTAAGGTGGTATCTCGGAATCAGAGACCATAGAATTTCTAAATCAAGCGAGGTAATCTCTGGGCTGCACTTGATTGAAGCCATGGCTCTTGATGATATCGGCCACGATATCATTACCGAGACCAGAAATGACGAGCTTAAAATCGTCTTTGTTCGCTTCCTCGTGTCTCTAGTAAACAAGGTCATAATTGTGTCAATCATGTGCATAGACATTATCATTCTTGTCAACGACTTTGTCGGAGAAGTCAGAGAAGCTACTGACCTTAGGGGCGTGAATCCTTCGGGGATCTTGGCATCCATATTTGTCATTATGAAGATCATTGGTCCGCTCTACATGGTTCCCATGTACCTGAGACTCATGCTATTCGGGATCAATGCATTCAAAAGAGTGGAGTATTTCCTCAGAActtgttctccaaatttttatttGCAGGACAACAAGTTTACTGGGAGGAATCCTTTGCCAGAGGCACTACCTGCTGAGGATAAGACACTGCCCAAGGGACTAGTTGTGATGTTCAAGAAGGCCTCCTTTGCGTGGGTCAACAGTAGAAAGGATCTTCTTGACAATACTGGTACTACTTGTCTTAGGaaccttgactttgtcctAAACACTGGTGATCTTGCCATTGTCACTGGTGCTCAGGGTTCTGGTAAGACCAACTTTATCAAGGCTATCcttggtgacatgactcttgttgaaggatcaatggcCGTATTGCCTCTCTCTACcaacatgccaatattctatgcTTCTCAGGATGTCtggctacaaaagggtaccattAAGTCTAACATTACCTTTGGTCAcagatttgatgaggatgtcTACAACACTGTCATTAAGGCAGTTGAACTTGAACATGACATTTCCACCTGGAACGGAGGTGACATGCGCAAGATTTCTGAACATGGCTACTCTCTCAGTGGAGGTCAGAGAGTAAGAGTTGGACTTGCTCGTGCCATCTACGCTTAcctcatctttagcaaGACTAATAGGGAGAGTGAATCTGAACATTCCTTCCTTGTGGTAATAGACGACTCATTTACTGGTCTGGACCCGTTTGTGGCGAGGACCATTTTCAGGAACTTGTTTGAAAAGGGAAAAGGCTTGCTGGAAAAGGGTGATGTATCTGCAGTTCTTACCATCTCAAAGAACATCTTGGACGCCTGCGTATCATCAGCGTCTCCAGATTCATTCCCAGATGCTCCGATATACTCGCTGAGAAACGAGACGCTCATACAGAGGAACAAGCTGAGGTATCTGATAGAAAACGAAGCTGGCCATCTTGAGCCTCCAAAGCCCTCTGAAGACAAGATGGAACTACCGTCTAGATCGCATGAGATGCTTGGAAGATGCGACTCTGATGACTATACCAGACCGGGACGAAGAGGCTCTACAGAGTCTAAATACTCTGACTCGCCCACAGTTCAGCATTTGTATGAAAAGAACAAGACAAAGGACTCTAAATCAGACAATGCGGCTCAGTTCAAGGTTTACTTCCATGCGGCTGGTTGGTCCATTGcactcttcttcatatttacatttaccTTCTCAAGTTTGGACAGCACAAAGTTCATCATCACCTCCAAGGTCTCTGACTCTATCGTTGATTACGCAAATGAGCATAGTCATACGTCAGTTACGCTTGAGGATGTTAAGGAGTATTGCTATAGATCTTTGAGGTGGATCATCATTCTCTCGGTATCTGTCATGGTTGGGGTCTTCTTCCGTGCATTGGCCATGACCCAGGCCTCTTTTAATGTTTCAAGGAGAATCCATGAGTATTGCATCAACTCCATCTTCACCAATAGCTCTGGAGTGTTGAGCATCAAAAAGTCGTTGAGCAGTGTGCAaacattcttgtacatgGATACTCTTTCCATTGACAACATGTTGAGTTACTACCTCCACGACGTTTTTGTACTGCTGATTGAGATGGGTGTTCAGATGTTTACGCTCTTCTTTATGATACCTTGGGCTACTCCGATTTCCATTGTGCTCTGCTTTATCATCTTCCGGTATATTGTCTACTACTACATCAAGGCTTGCAAGAATGTAGCATTTTCGCGTTTGGAAGCTTACAACCAAATTGATTCCGCCATAGGGTCGGCAATCTCAGGTTTGCCGATTTGCAGAAGTTTTAAGAGTGAATGGAAGTTGGTTCACACGATGATTGAGCATGTTGACTATAATGTTAGGGGCACATACATGAACAATTCCGCAATGTTTTGGAGCTCCATCGCTTCCAGATGTTTGCTCTCGCCACTTGCTttgttcattctcctcTTTCCTATTATCCGTTCCAGGTTCTGTGACATGGATATCAAGGTTGGTTACTACGGCATGGCTTATTCGTTATTTCTGAACATTAACAATTACTTTGCAAACTTTCTGGAGATATCGTATTACCTCCAGTTGCATTCGCTTCCCATGAGGAGGTTCGAGAATtttattcctccaaatACTCCACTCAAATTTGGCGATAGGAAGGATATCCACCGGACAGATTTTGTCGTGGACCGTTCCACATCAGCTGGAGGCGATCAGCCGTCCGATGAGAACATCAAGGACTCCATTCGTAGAAGGCGACGTAGTGAGCATGCCAAGAGAAGAGCTGTTCATTGCACTAGTCTCAAGATGCTCCTCTTTAAGCACAAGGTTAATGTGCTTGACGTGTCCAAGTATGCAGTTCCAGGTACTACTaggataaagttggataatGTGAGCGTGCACGTTGTCTCCAGGGATTCCAATGAGAAGCATGCCAttctcaagaatgttaCATGTTCAGCTGATACCTCGGACATTATCGGCATTGTTGGCAGAACTGGAGCAGGAAAGTCTACCCTGTTGTCAGTACTTCAAAACTTGGCTAGAAATAGAGACGGTTCTGTTCTCCTAGACGGTTGTGACTTGaatgatatgccaaagaatgtgactAGGCAGATCATCGGAGTACTTCCTCAACTGCCATTTGTATTCAGGGGGTGGACTGTTCGCAGATTCATTgatccaagaatgttatttgatGACGCTGACATTGAAGCAGCCTTGGAAAATTGTGGCTTACTCAAGTTTGTCGAGAGTCTTCctggaggaagaggattAAATACCATCATTATACCTGACCATTACCACAAGGATCTACCAAGGCATTTAAAGAGAGCTTATTACGGGCCTACTCTAAGACCCTATGATGTCCCCTCCGCAGACAATGTAAATATAGACTATGGAGCTGTACTCTCAAGCTCCCAACTCCGCACACTATCAGTGGCAAGACTAGTATTATACAGAGAATTTTACAAGATACTCCTGGTTGATGAGCCTCCAGAAGATGAGGTTGGAACATACAATACTGCAGAGACTCCCATTTATGAGCTCATCAAGACCTACTTCCAGCATTGTACGACCTTCATTGCGGCACATGATGTTGACGTTTTGCGTCTCTGCACTTCAGTTTGGGTCTTTCACAGCGGGTCTCTCATCAAGACCTGCAAGACTGAAGAAGTTATAGACAGCGGGTCACTCTCCAAGATTATAGAGGATTGCATTACCACACACGTTTAA
- a CDS encoding hypothetical protein (encoded by transcript BEWA_045410A): MVVHQIDIYPDATLEDGIKRSDNDEYDPEYRYYRYTGSSSSFNLSALLYNGKLLPGIPPYIITIENIVTYFKGDKILLIQILASGIGSLYRLNQDVDEDVDKVTFAEFTPRNAHILHDKELGAVLKNITEHGGFNFPELYKRNRSTALQIVGYLDLVFDLERVSLGSNPTIYPSEISKRKIVIKEDKILNGSFKKASHTLVHESFQIKGIKLPNGEYMKVKGGLPTGVFEEFNVYYRDADHTNPLLVELLEFHANDEHVQIAWHLTKNANGKWDLRKICSVIDEATELVQVLQNIVTHNRLLVDKISDESLRTKLGDIRDGLSVDVTQIRGSTGVIQYYSFDGVSIPYKKCKDAVQGYFLVRHATIPHFTLKKIKVAETKELTKDELPPFGTLFGRLNAYYIDYASNNPVLIELECLDHSALEDSPNLVYYYSRNDGDRWMGYRLEIKAYVENNRLKFPDKDALISHIKENGNKIVFEDLKGKLTGKLTKYPSQMNNKREQEDVVKEADEKAEERTSTGSMQNSKHNIQSGESGTIEYGVGVTFGILAICVGIYLLFPSIKRLAHDYSIQKLMYRRYV; the protein is encoded by the coding sequence ATGGTAGTGCATCAGATTGACATTTATCCCGACGCAACTTTAGAAGACGGTATAAAACGCAGTGATAATGATGAGTACGATCCCGAATACAGGTATTATAGATACACTGGCTCTTCGAGCTCTTTTAATCTCTCTGCTCTTTTGTATAATGGAAAACTGCTACCTGGGATTCCACCGTATATTATTACTATTGAGAACATTGTAACGTATTTTAAAGGAGACAAAATTCTACTTATACAGATATTAGCCTCTGGCATAGGCAGCCTATACCGCCTAAATCAAGatgttgatgaagatgtgGACAAGGTGACATTTGCAGAATTCACACCTAGAAACGCACACATCCTGCATGACAAGGAGCTGGGTGCTGTCCTAAAAAATATAACTGAACATGGCGGATTCAACTTTCCTGAGCTTTATAAGCGGAACAGATCCACTGCACTCCAAATTGTTGGTTACTTGGATCTTGTCTTTGATCTCGAGAGAGTTTCCTTAGGTTCCAATCCCACTATTTATCCATCAGAGATTTCTAAAAGGAAAATAGTTATAAAAGAAGATAAAATATTGAATGGCAGTTTCAAAAAGGCAAGTCATACTTTAGTTCACGAGTCATTCCAGATTAAAGGAATCAAACTTCCAAATGGAGAATACATGAAAGTGAAGGGCGGTCTTCCAACTGGCGTCTTTGAGGAGTTTAATGTATACTATAGAGATGCTGATCATACCAATCCTTTGCTTGTGGAATTGTTGGAGTTTCATGCGAACGATGAGCACGTTCAAATTGCATGGCATCTCACCAAAAATGCCAATGGAAAATGGGACCTTCGAAAAATATGCTCAGTTATTGATGAGGCGACAGAACTTGTACAGGTGCTCCAGAATATAGTTACACACAATAGGCTTCTTGTTGACAAAATATCAGATGAGAGTCTTAGAACAAAACTTGGAGATATAAGGGATGGTCTATCTGTAGATGTAACTCAGATTAGAGGATCCACGGGAGTAATCCAATATTATTCTTTTGATGGAGTTTCTATTCCATACAAAAAGTGCAAGGACGCGGTACAAGGCTATTTTCTAGTCAGACATGCGACTATTCCTCATTTTACTCTCAAGAAGATTAAAGTTGCTGAGACTAAGGAACTTACTAAAGACGAGCTCCCTCCCTTTGGCACCCTCTTTGGGAGACTAAATGCTTATTACATCGATTATGCCAGTAATAATCCAGTTTTGATTGAACTAGAATGTTTGGATCATTCCGCACTTGAAGACTCTCCAAATTTAGtttactactactccagGAATGACGGGGACAGGTGGATGGGTTATAGACTGGAGATAAAGGCTTACGTTGAGAATAATAgattaaaatttccagaCAAAGATGCTCTAATCTCTCACATTAAGGAGAATGGTAACAAGATAGTTTTTGAAGATCTTAAGGGAAAACTTACCGGTAAGCTTACCAAGTATCCCTCGCAAATGAATAACAAAAGGGAGCAAgaagatgttgtaaaggaagCTGATGAGAAAGCAGAGGAGAGAACATCAACAGGTTCTATGCAAAACTCTAAACATAACATTCAGTCTGGAGAATCAGGTACTATTGAATATGGCGTTGGAGTAACATTTGGTATATTGGCGATATGTGTTGGTATCTATTTGCTATTTCCTTCCATTAAAAGACTTGCACATGATTACTCCATTCAAAAGCTTATGTACCGTCGCTACGTTTAG